A single region of the Brassica rapa cultivar Chiifu-401-42 chromosome A03, CAAS_Brap_v3.01, whole genome shotgun sequence genome encodes:
- the LOC103855571 gene encoding protein BTR1 isoform X2: MESTESYPPEELTNRSPEPSEDDSAEKPTHIRFLVSNAAAGSVIGKGGSTITEFQAKSGARIQLSRNQEFFPGTTDRIIMISGSIKEVVNGLELILDKLHSELHAEEGSDVEPRRRLRLVVPNSSCGGIIGKGGATIKSFIEESKAGIKISPLDNTFYGLSDRLVTLSGTFEEQMRAVDLILAKLTEDDHYSQNVHSPYSYAAGYNSANYAHNGSGGRYQNHQKEEAGSTVTIGVSDEHIGLVLGRGGRNIMEITQMTGARIKISDRGDFMSGTTDRKVTITGSQRAIQQAETMIKQKVDSASERETE, encoded by the exons ATGGAGTCCACCGAGTCGTATCCCCCTGAAGAGCTCACCAACAGATCCCCTGAACCTTCCGAAGATG ACTCTGCTGAGAAGCCAACGCACATTCGGTTTCTTGTATCCAATGCGGCGGCTGGTTCTGTCATTGGGAAAGGAGGCTCCACCATCACTGAGTTTCAGGCTAAGTCCGGTGCTCGGATCCAGCTCTCGCGTAACCAAGAGTTTTTCCCTGGGACGACCGATAGAATTATTATGATATCGGGATCCATTAAAGAAGTTGTCAATGGTCTTGAACTTATCCTTGATAAATTGCACAGCGAG CTTCATGCTGAAGAGGGTAGTGATGTTGAGCCTAGGAGAAGACTAAGACTTGTGGTTCCTAACAGTTCTTGTGGAGGCATTATTGGAAAAGGAGGGGCCACCAtcaa GTCATTCATTGAGGAATCTAAAGCTGGTATTAAGATATCCCCTCTGGATAATACCTTCTATGGGTTGAGTGATAGGCTAGTGACATTGTCTGGAACCTTCGAGGAGCAGATGCGGGCTGTTGATTTGATTTTGGCTAAGCTTACCGAGGACGATCATTACTCCCAGAATGTACATTCCCCATATTCGTATGCAG CGGGATACAATTCGGCTAACTACGCACACAACGGTTCTGGAGGGAGGTATCAAAACCACCAAAAG GAAGAGGCTGGTAGCACGGTGACAATTGGTGTGTCGGATGAGCATATAGGCTTGGTCCTTGGTCGTGGAGGAAGAAACATCATGGAAATCACTCAGATGACCGGTGCTCGTATTAAAATATCAGACCGAGGAGATTTCATGTCTGGAACCACTGATAG GAAAGTGACTATCACAGGATCACAGAGAGCAATTCAGCAAGCTGAGACGATGATAAAACAGAAAGTTGATTCAGCCTCTGAGAGAGAGACCGAATAA
- the LOC103855571 gene encoding protein BTR1 isoform X1, producing the protein MESTESYPPEELTNRSPEPSEDDSAEKPTHIRFLVSNAAAGSVIGKGGSTITEFQAKSGARIQLSRNQEFFPGTTDRIIMISGSIKEVVNGLELILDKLHSELHAEEGSDVEPRRRLRLVVPNSSCGGIIGKGGATIKSFIEESKAGIKISPLDNTFYGLSDRLVTLSGTFEEQMRAVDLILAKLTEDDHYSQNVHSPYSYAGLSYSGFHGHPYAYVLPSVATAGYNSANYAHNGSGGRYQNHQKEEAGSTVTIGVSDEHIGLVLGRGGRNIMEITQMTGARIKISDRGDFMSGTTDRKVTITGSQRAIQQAETMIKQKVDSASERETE; encoded by the exons ATGGAGTCCACCGAGTCGTATCCCCCTGAAGAGCTCACCAACAGATCCCCTGAACCTTCCGAAGATG ACTCTGCTGAGAAGCCAACGCACATTCGGTTTCTTGTATCCAATGCGGCGGCTGGTTCTGTCATTGGGAAAGGAGGCTCCACCATCACTGAGTTTCAGGCTAAGTCCGGTGCTCGGATCCAGCTCTCGCGTAACCAAGAGTTTTTCCCTGGGACGACCGATAGAATTATTATGATATCGGGATCCATTAAAGAAGTTGTCAATGGTCTTGAACTTATCCTTGATAAATTGCACAGCGAG CTTCATGCTGAAGAGGGTAGTGATGTTGAGCCTAGGAGAAGACTAAGACTTGTGGTTCCTAACAGTTCTTGTGGAGGCATTATTGGAAAAGGAGGGGCCACCAtcaa GTCATTCATTGAGGAATCTAAAGCTGGTATTAAGATATCCCCTCTGGATAATACCTTCTATGGGTTGAGTGATAGGCTAGTGACATTGTCTGGAACCTTCGAGGAGCAGATGCGGGCTGTTGATTTGATTTTGGCTAAGCTTACCGAGGACGATCATTACTCCCAGAATGTACATTCCCCATATTCGTATGCAG GTCTTTCCTACTCTGGTTTTCATGGTCATCCATATGCGTATGTGCTTCCTTCTGTTGCAACAGCGGGATACAATTCGGCTAACTACGCACACAACGGTTCTGGAGGGAGGTATCAAAACCACCAAAAG GAAGAGGCTGGTAGCACGGTGACAATTGGTGTGTCGGATGAGCATATAGGCTTGGTCCTTGGTCGTGGAGGAAGAAACATCATGGAAATCACTCAGATGACCGGTGCTCGTATTAAAATATCAGACCGAGGAGATTTCATGTCTGGAACCACTGATAG GAAAGTGACTATCACAGGATCACAGAGAGCAATTCAGCAAGCTGAGACGATGATAAAACAGAAAGTTGATTCAGCCTCTGAGAGAGAGACCGAATAA
- the LOC117133079 gene encoding uncharacterized protein LOC117133079, which yields MVNRVSCDSTLEGSSEQRITSDAVIEVNIEVSFAFRVFPVGAIEATGTQVLDQILRLMLPRFLSQLSKDYQAMGFRRHFKATSWDWRDLIVDQNGPYLAQRSLHLFQMCSCKMTIDEFEFSGIKFFDRMVVCSTLFRNVNWSSQSP from the exons ATGGTGAACCGGGTATCATGTGATAGCACTCTGGAGGGTTCATCAGAGCAACGGATTACTTCAGATGCAGTCATTGAG GTCAATATAGAGGTTTCTTTTGCGTTTAGAGTGTTTCCTGTGGGAGCTATAGAGGCGACGGGGACGCAAGTTCTTGACCAGATTCTTAGACTCATGCTACCACGATTCTTGTCTCAG CTCTCCAAAGACTATCAAGCCATGGGCTTCCGGAGACACTTCAAGGCAACCTCTTGGGACTGGCGAGATCTGATAGTAGATCAAAATGGACCTTACCTGGCTCAGAGAAGTCTTCATCTTTTTCAAATGTGTTCTTGTAAAATGACCATAGATGAGTTTGAATTCTCTGGAATAAAATTCTTTGATAGAATGGTTGTTTGTTCCACTTTATTTAGGAATGTCAATTGGTCCAGCCAAAGCCCATAA
- the LOC108871126 gene encoding LOW QUALITY PROTEIN: uncharacterized protein LOC108871126 (The sequence of the model RefSeq protein was modified relative to this genomic sequence to represent the inferred CDS: substituted 1 base at 1 genomic stop codon): MISTFDGVKSFLLQDLMKHDGDGGGRRFXGGGGGVVAVEGGILWSEEVGVVQPPLLPSSSLLVLLDGILMGDGNFSMGRSCIKSRFISL, from the coding sequence ATGATCTCAACCTTTGATGGCGTCAAAAGCTTCCTCTTGCAAGATCTGATGAAACATGATGGCGACGGAGGTGGGCGGCGTTTCtgaggcggaggaggaggagtagTGGCGGTGGAGGGAGGAATCTTGTGGTCGGAGGAAGTGGGAGTGGTGCAGCCGCCGCTGCTGCCGTCATCATCTCTGTTGGTGTTGTTGGATGGGATCTTGATGGGTGATGGGAACTTCAGCATGGGCAGATCTTGTATTAAATCAAGATTCATTTCTTTATAG